A DNA window from Aureibacter tunicatorum contains the following coding sequences:
- a CDS encoding inorganic phosphate transporter, which produces MSELFNLLTIPFLLAMFLAINMGGSGTSPSFSAAYGANVIKKSMIPGLFGLMVLAGALIAGKEVSLTLGKGLLEHSFFTPLNTSIILFSVGVSLLIANLIGVPQSTSQATVLSIAGAATALDGLNTQKLFYEILPTWIILPIISFTIMLGLSKWIFPLLKSKFFTDNYSHLNDHKLLKAILILSSLYVAFSIGANNVANAAAPIASLTTNEIGQEVIHNTLPIIILSVLIVSPCFAIGSSLLGHKVTQKTGKEIITVSPFYATVIAVIVASLLLFASISKGIPTSLVQLNGGAFIALSISKKGFANTFKNQTVKRFFTIWAIAPIFAYILTLLLILILK; this is translated from the coding sequence ATGTCAGAACTTTTTAATTTACTTACGATTCCATTTTTATTAGCCATGTTTTTAGCCATCAACATGGGAGGAAGCGGCACTTCTCCCTCTTTCTCAGCAGCATATGGAGCAAATGTCATAAAAAAATCCATGATCCCGGGTCTATTCGGACTCATGGTATTAGCCGGAGCATTAATAGCTGGTAAAGAAGTGTCTTTAACACTAGGCAAAGGCCTTTTAGAACACTCTTTTTTCACACCCCTCAACACTTCCATCATCTTATTTTCAGTAGGCGTATCTTTACTCATAGCAAATCTAATCGGTGTACCACAATCTACCAGTCAAGCTACTGTACTCTCTATAGCTGGAGCAGCTACTGCCTTGGATGGATTAAATACCCAAAAACTTTTCTATGAGATACTACCTACTTGGATCATTTTACCTATTATCTCCTTTACCATCATGCTTGGATTATCAAAATGGATATTCCCTTTACTCAAAAGCAAATTCTTCACAGATAATTACTCACACCTAAATGATCATAAGCTTTTAAAAGCTATATTAATTTTATCATCTCTTTACGTTGCGTTTTCCATCGGAGCTAATAATGTCGCCAACGCAGCAGCACCGATAGCTTCCCTTACAACAAACGAAATCGGCCAAGAGGTAATACATAACACCTTACCCATTATAATTCTATCAGTGCTAATTGTCTCCCCTTGCTTTGCTATCGGAAGCTCGCTCTTAGGCCATAAGGTGACTCAAAAGACTGGAAAAGAAATCATAACAGTCTCTCCTTTTTATGCCACTGTCATAGCTGTTATAGTAGCCAGCTTACTTCTATTTGCTTCAATAAGCAAAGGAATTCCGACCTCCTTAGTTCAATTAAATGGAGGTGCTTTCATTGCACTGAGCATCTCAAAAAAAGGCTTTGCAAATACATTTAAAAATCAAACCGTGAAACGATTTTTCACTATATGGGCTATCGCTCCAATATTTGCATATATCTTAACTCTTTTGCTAATACTAATTTTAAAATAA
- a CDS encoding DUF2490 domain-containing protein: protein MARPTLFALIFFHLSLTNINAQKNIDSQKLLWIRYFLKLKLTETYQIKHEFEERTYCFPWRQHQFVSRTHLARKMNYGWNTAIGFTYFVQSLPHDPEISNFENNIELRPQLEVANKQPISSKFSIHHRYWSEFRFFEQPDHSFDFENIRIRYKLELRYALSKQLTVKAFDEIHLNIGKKITQNVFDQNRYGTSIHYMPVENFGFEIGYFNWYQQRASGIDFFNRHIIRFTIHHEIKFNNYVRTF, encoded by the coding sequence ATGGCCAGACCCACACTTTTTGCCCTTATATTTTTTCATCTGTCTTTAACCAATATTAATGCTCAAAAAAATATTGATTCCCAAAAACTACTATGGATAAGATATTTTCTAAAATTAAAACTCACTGAAACATACCAAATCAAACATGAATTTGAAGAAAGAACTTATTGCTTCCCCTGGAGACAGCATCAATTTGTATCAAGAACTCATCTCGCTAGAAAAATGAATTATGGATGGAATACAGCCATAGGATTTACTTATTTTGTTCAATCATTACCCCATGACCCCGAAATCTCAAACTTCGAAAATAATATTGAACTACGCCCTCAATTAGAAGTAGCGAACAAACAACCCATCTCAAGCAAATTTTCAATACACCACAGATATTGGAGTGAATTTCGATTTTTTGAACAACCAGATCATTCCTTTGACTTCGAAAACATACGAATTAGATATAAACTCGAATTGAGATATGCACTATCAAAACAATTAACAGTAAAAGCTTTTGATGAAATTCATTTAAATATTGGGAAAAAAATAACTCAAAATGTATTTGATCAAAATAGATACGGAACAAGTATCCATTATATGCCTGTTGAAAACTTTGGTTTTGAAATAGGATACTTTAATTGGTATCAACAACGAGCATCTGGTATTGACTTTTTTAATCGACACATCATCAGATTTACTATTCATCACGAAATAAAATTTAATAATTATGTCAGAACTTTTTAA
- a CDS encoding Rrf2 family transcriptional regulator: MLSKKAKYAIKALVFIAKNIEKQPIPVSKIAVEENIPLKFLESILTELKNVRILNSKKGKNGGYSLNESPDEIHMAKIIRLFDGAIALLPCATYKFYERCDECHDEQTCGIRNIAIEIRNETVKKLKKATLSEIIQRENKLKQQGNNENN; the protein is encoded by the coding sequence ATGCTATCAAAAAAGGCTAAATATGCAATAAAAGCACTCGTTTTTATTGCTAAAAATATAGAAAAACAACCAATACCCGTAAGCAAAATAGCAGTAGAAGAAAATATCCCTTTAAAATTTCTTGAATCAATTCTGACTGAACTAAAAAATGTTAGAATTCTGAACAGTAAAAAAGGCAAAAACGGAGGGTACTCTTTAAATGAAAGTCCTGATGAAATTCATATGGCAAAAATCATCAGATTATTTGATGGGGCCATCGCGTTACTTCCATGCGCAACTTACAAATTTTATGAACGCTGCGACGAATGTCATGACGAACAAACCTGCGGCATCAGAAATATCGCTATAGAAATTCGAAATGAAACAGTAAAAAAACTCAAAAAGGCGACACTTTCTGAAATCATACAAAGAGAAAATAAATTAAAACAACAAGGCAATAATGAAAATAATTAA
- a CDS encoding 7TM diverse intracellular signaling domain-containing protein codes for MKRLLFILFIWLGIATSFAQTIVLDQNFAKENFNLSKVSYLESDADTLKISDVEKLFSEGKFKVNHSSYLSTIKANTVYWIRIPVHILTESKEWILQFNDPSIEHIEAYLPRSYGGFNYEVAGTKYPFQNRSIKHRNFSYNIQHTNDQQVYYFKIIPEHNIDLRISIKSINELIRVSTIEYFSFGLFYGFILLFSIYNLLYSFSIKDMRYSAYSVFLISGVLLFLINDGIGFQVFWSNYPGLNKIMRELSNALFSICGLFFILRIIGNSSNMQSIHKWIFLAIYARIILLVLFLLDPKFGVDLILLNVIYTCYTIMIIGYMQYKKFKPMSFILASGGILIPALFIESLFYFSIINLSFISDRIFQIAFLLQAIFLSFAIKDQLSMLRDDKEKALKSAMNEKKKHIDLMNSVNKMLEKKVVERTNEIEEKNKELAELNLKLADQMTQINKMNSALDSKNYKLKKDLSIEKNNRFTRKEISYDEFVDIFNDEITCWRYLEKFKWSKGFTCSKCNSQDYKPGTKKFSRRCTKCGYIENITANTPFHGVKFEIQKAFYLYYVLSSNKKIKQGELALLLSLRPATVSLFKKKINENKSLQLDISI; via the coding sequence ATGAAAAGACTTTTATTCATTTTATTCATATGGCTAGGCATAGCGACTTCTTTCGCTCAAACGATAGTATTGGATCAGAATTTTGCCAAAGAGAACTTCAACTTGTCCAAGGTATCATACCTTGAATCTGATGCTGACACTTTGAAAATCAGCGATGTTGAAAAGCTTTTCTCTGAAGGAAAATTCAAAGTAAACCACTCAAGCTATTTAAGCACGATCAAAGCAAATACAGTCTATTGGATTAGAATACCAGTTCATATATTGACTGAAAGCAAAGAATGGATATTGCAATTCAACGATCCTTCTATCGAACATATCGAAGCTTATCTTCCAAGAAGCTACGGAGGGTTTAATTATGAAGTTGCCGGAACAAAATACCCCTTCCAGAATAGAAGTATAAAACATAGAAACTTCAGCTATAACATACAGCATACCAATGATCAGCAAGTCTATTATTTCAAGATTATTCCTGAACATAATATCGACTTGCGCATATCAATCAAATCCATCAATGAACTCATAAGAGTTTCTACCATTGAATATTTTTCTTTCGGCTTATTCTATGGGTTCATATTGTTATTCTCGATATATAATCTGCTCTACTCGTTTTCAATAAAAGACATGAGATACTCCGCCTACTCTGTTTTTTTAATTTCAGGAGTTCTGCTGTTTTTAATCAATGATGGTATTGGTTTTCAAGTGTTTTGGTCCAACTATCCCGGATTAAACAAAATCATGAGAGAACTGTCCAATGCTCTATTTTCCATTTGCGGCTTATTCTTTATCCTAAGAATTATCGGAAACAGTTCAAATATGCAAAGCATTCATAAATGGATATTTCTAGCTATTTACGCTAGAATAATACTCCTTGTGCTTTTCTTGCTGGACCCCAAGTTTGGTGTAGACCTAATATTACTCAATGTAATATATACTTGTTATACAATAATGATCATTGGCTATATGCAATATAAAAAATTCAAGCCAATGAGCTTTATACTGGCCTCTGGAGGCATATTGATACCAGCATTGTTCATTGAGTCTTTATTCTATTTTAGCATAATCAACCTTTCTTTCATTTCAGATCGAATATTTCAAATAGCCTTCTTATTGCAAGCAATTTTTCTTTCTTTCGCTATCAAAGATCAATTGTCAATGCTTAGAGATGACAAAGAAAAAGCTTTAAAATCGGCGATGAACGAAAAGAAAAAGCATATAGATCTAATGAATAGCGTGAATAAAATGCTGGAAAAGAAAGTTGTGGAACGAACGAATGAAATAGAAGAAAAAAATAAGGAATTAGCTGAGCTGAATTTAAAGCTGGCTGATCAAATGACTCAAATCAACAAGATGAACTCGGCTTTGGATTCTAAAAACTACAAGCTTAAAAAGGATCTGAGCATAGAAAAAAACAATCGTTTCACTCGCAAAGAAATCTCTTATGATGAATTTGTAGATATCTTCAATGACGAAATTACTTGCTGGCGATATTTAGAGAAATTTAAATGGAGCAAAGGCTTCACATGCTCCAAATGCAATAGCCAAGACTACAAACCCGGCACAAAGAAGTTTTCAAGACGATGCACTAAGTGCGGATATATTGAAAACATCACAGCCAACACCCCTTTCCATGGAGTGAAGTTTGAAATTCAAAAAGCTTTTTATTTATACTATGTCTTATCGTCCAATAAAAAAATCAAACAAGGAGAGTTAGCTCTGTTGCTTTCATTAAGGCCTGCGACAGTCAGTCTATTCAAGAAAAAGATCAATGAAAATAAATCTCTTCAACTAGACATCAGCATTTAA
- a CDS encoding sulfatase/phosphatase domain-containing protein: protein MRRFIFHILLTIILISSCQEKTEHPNIIIITATDFGLRSSNIYEHEFSSFLKTNNLDSLSRRSLKFNNFFTVTGVGGPNRASVLTGLYPHVHGLKYHEELFDRNQKLLPHRLRENGYNTAIIGDWVLNAEPSGFNHWEIITKDASYYNPSFIENRKFKSSSGYITDLITDKSLEWIKNAVDSKSPFFIKINHRASHRNWMPAIKHLNAYDSITFPLPVNYEASFSSNKDAAKEADMSIYNDLYEGHDLKFTTDNSWAYDPWPLHGFEAMSEPEDSIWFLAYNNKNKQMLDTVKNSKDLAIAKYQRFMRDYASTVLSIDESVGKIMNFLKANDLEDNTLVIFTADQGTFLGDNGWFDKRFMYDQVMRVPLLIYYKNKIVPGTSEGTIQNIDLYPTILDLLGLKSRRIIQGESFMEQLFDSSLRKEKSSKGIYFHYHEHPSFHNVRKHYGIRTEEFKLIHFYQEPQYWEFYDLTKDPKEQNNLIGSEQYSNTISNLKKSLYSLKDEYDDHSDIEDLNEKINIKEGPSPPHPAIKLTRDDMKK from the coding sequence ATGAGAAGATTCATTTTTCACATATTGCTTACTATAATTCTAATTAGTTCTTGCCAAGAGAAAACTGAGCATCCTAATATAATCATTATTACAGCTACAGACTTTGGCTTAAGATCCAGTAATATTTACGAACATGAATTTTCAAGTTTTTTAAAAACAAATAATTTAGACAGCCTCTCACGAAGAAGCTTAAAATTCAACAACTTTTTCACAGTCACAGGCGTAGGAGGCCCCAATAGGGCTTCGGTTTTAACAGGCTTGTACCCACATGTCCATGGACTGAAATATCATGAAGAGTTATTTGACAGAAATCAAAAATTATTGCCTCATAGATTGAGAGAAAATGGTTACAATACCGCTATTATAGGCGATTGGGTTTTAAATGCCGAGCCCAGCGGTTTTAATCATTGGGAAATAATCACCAAAGATGCTTCATATTACAATCCTAGTTTTATTGAAAATAGAAAATTCAAATCCAGCTCTGGCTATATCACTGATTTGATCACTGACAAATCCCTTGAATGGATAAAAAACGCTGTTGATTCCAAATCTCCATTTTTTATCAAAATAAACCATAGAGCAAGTCATAGAAACTGGATGCCAGCCATAAAGCACTTAAACGCATATGACAGTATAACATTTCCTCTTCCTGTAAATTACGAAGCAAGTTTCAGTTCTAATAAAGATGCCGCAAAAGAAGCTGACATGTCCATATACAATGATTTATACGAAGGACATGATCTCAAATTTACAACTGACAACAGCTGGGCATACGACCCTTGGCCTTTGCATGGGTTTGAAGCCATGAGCGAACCTGAAGATTCTATATGGTTTCTAGCGTATAATAATAAGAATAAACAAATGCTTGATACTGTAAAAAACTCCAAGGATCTGGCTATTGCTAAATATCAAAGGTTCATGAGAGACTATGCCAGCACAGTATTATCAATCGATGAAAGCGTTGGAAAAATCATGAATTTCCTTAAAGCTAATGACCTTGAAGACAATACGCTTGTCATATTCACTGCTGACCAAGGGACTTTTCTTGGGGACAATGGATGGTTTGACAAACGATTCATGTATGACCAAGTAATGCGCGTGCCATTGTTAATATACTATAAAAATAAAATTGTACCAGGGACATCGGAAGGAACCATTCAAAACATCGACTTGTACCCTACGATATTGGATCTTTTAGGGCTCAAATCTAGAAGAATTATACAAGGTGAGAGTTTCATGGAGCAGCTTTTTGACTCAAGCCTTAGAAAAGAAAAATCATCAAAAGGCATTTACTTTCATTATCATGAACATCCAAGCTTTCATAATGTCAGAAAACACTACGGCATTAGGACTGAAGAGTTCAAGCTCATTCATTTTTATCAAGAACCTCAATACTGGGAATTCTATGATTTGACGAAAGATCCAAAAGAGCAAAATAATTTAATCGGCTCTGAGCAATATTCGAACACTATTTCAAACTTAAAGAAATCGCTATATAGCCTAAAAGATGAATATGATGATCATTCCGACATTGAAGACCTAAATGAAAAAATCAATATAAAAGAAGGCCCTAGTCCGCCACATCCAGCGATCAAGCTTACTCGTGATGACATGAAAAAATAA
- the bglX gene encoding beta-glucosidase BglX yields the protein MFKIDLKKAIYISAATIFFASCSSDNKQSSAISSGWKSYSQDQKIEYKVDSVLALMTLEEKIGQMTQFSGHGTPTGPEIGDEFKQYLEKGWVGSMFNVWGASGLRKMQDQALEHSRLKIPLLFAGDVIHGYRTTFPIPLAEACSWDLELMEKSARIAAKEATSAGISWTFAPMVDISRDARWGRVIEGAGEDPYLGSLVAKARVKGFQGIEDYTDFADEFTMIACAKHFAAYGAAEAGRDYHTVDVSDRTLREIYFPPFQAAIDAGVATFMTAFNEISGVPCTGSKYLYTDVLRDEWDFRGMVVTDYTAINEMIDHGYAKDLKEAAYKTLDAGIDMDMTGAAYVQHVKQLYEEGKITVRQINQATARILELKFMLGLFDDPYKYIDENREKKWVGHPEHMKEARLNAQKSLVLLKNDKDLLPLDENKKQSIALIGPMVKERESLNGEWAIQGDRNESVTFFEGMTERYKNTKVTFNYAKGCDLLGENGKNGFKEAIDAARKSDVIYAAMGEDFNWSGEAASRTNITLPEPQRELLKELKKLNKPIVLVLFNGRPLDLSWEDEHVDAILEAWYPGTMAGHAVADVISGDYNPSAKLTMSFPRNVGQCPIYYNTKNTGRPWDENDPQDYRSSFIDTNIWPLYPFGHGLSYTHFEYNNLEISSESIKKEEQLIASIDITNSGEFDGEEIVQLYIQDISASVTRPIRELKGFEKITLKRGETKNVKFTIGENDLKMLSLKNEWIAEPGMFKIWIGKDSRDNKNSAMFELLQ from the coding sequence ATGTTTAAGATCGATCTAAAAAAAGCGATATACATATCCGCTGCAACTATATTTTTTGCTAGCTGCTCCTCAGACAACAAGCAATCATCTGCTATTTCAAGTGGTTGGAAAAGCTATAGCCAAGATCAAAAGATAGAATACAAAGTGGACTCAGTGCTGGCCTTGATGACTCTTGAAGAAAAAATCGGGCAGATGACCCAGTTTTCGGGACATGGCACACCTACAGGACCTGAAATTGGCGACGAGTTCAAGCAGTATCTGGAAAAGGGCTGGGTTGGATCCATGTTTAATGTCTGGGGAGCCAGCGGGCTCCGCAAAATGCAAGATCAAGCTTTGGAGCATTCAAGGCTGAAAATACCTTTGCTCTTCGCTGGCGATGTCATTCATGGCTACAGAACCACATTCCCTATCCCACTCGCAGAAGCTTGCTCATGGGACTTGGAGTTAATGGAAAAAAGCGCGAGAATTGCAGCCAAAGAAGCAACTTCGGCAGGCATTAGCTGGACATTCGCTCCTATGGTCGATATCTCAAGAGACGCAAGATGGGGACGTGTTATCGAAGGCGCAGGAGAAGATCCTTACCTTGGCAGCCTTGTTGCCAAAGCCCGTGTCAAAGGCTTTCAAGGCATTGAAGATTACACGGATTTCGCTGATGAATTTACGATGATCGCATGCGCCAAGCACTTCGCCGCATATGGAGCTGCCGAGGCAGGCAGGGATTATCATACTGTCGATGTCTCCGATCGCACATTAAGAGAAATATATTTCCCTCCATTTCAAGCCGCTATTGATGCTGGCGTAGCCACATTCATGACAGCATTTAATGAAATTTCAGGAGTTCCATGCACTGGAAGCAAATATTTATACACTGATGTGCTAAGAGACGAGTGGGATTTCAGAGGAATGGTTGTGACGGATTACACGGCTATCAATGAAATGATCGATCATGGCTATGCTAAGGATTTAAAAGAAGCGGCATATAAAACATTGGATGCCGGCATTGATATGGATATGACAGGAGCCGCCTATGTGCAACACGTTAAACAGCTATATGAAGAAGGCAAGATTACTGTCAGGCAAATAAACCAAGCAACAGCTCGCATACTTGAATTAAAATTCATGCTGGGCTTATTTGACGACCCATACAAATACATAGATGAAAACAGGGAAAAAAAATGGGTTGGACATCCTGAACACATGAAAGAAGCTAGATTAAACGCTCAAAAATCCTTGGTTCTGCTTAAGAATGACAAAGATCTTTTGCCATTAGATGAAAATAAAAAACAATCAATAGCACTGATTGGACCAATGGTGAAAGAACGCGAAAGCTTGAATGGAGAATGGGCAATTCAGGGCGACAGAAATGAAAGCGTAACTTTCTTCGAGGGGATGACAGAAAGGTATAAAAACACGAAAGTGACATTTAATTATGCTAAGGGTTGCGATTTACTTGGAGAAAATGGAAAAAATGGTTTCAAAGAAGCTATTGACGCAGCTAGAAAAAGTGATGTTATTTACGCAGCAATGGGCGAAGACTTCAACTGGTCTGGAGAAGCCGCTTCGAGAACCAACATTACTTTGCCAGAGCCTCAAAGAGAATTGCTCAAAGAGTTAAAGAAATTAAATAAACCCATTGTATTGGTATTGTTTAATGGTCGACCACTGGACTTGTCTTGGGAAGATGAGCATGTTGACGCGATTTTAGAAGCTTGGTACCCCGGAACAATGGCTGGACATGCTGTTGCGGATGTTATCTCAGGAGATTACAATCCTTCAGCTAAATTAACTATGAGCTTTCCAAGAAATGTAGGACAGTGCCCAATCTACTACAATACAAAAAATACCGGCAGACCTTGGGATGAAAATGACCCGCAGGATTACCGCTCATCTTTTATTGACACCAACATTTGGCCGTTATACCCTTTTGGGCACGGGCTTTCATACACGCATTTTGAATATAATAACTTGGAAATAAGTTCTGAATCTATCAAAAAAGAAGAGCAATTAATCGCTAGCATAGACATTACAAACTCTGGCGAATTTGATGGAGAGGAAATCGTTCAACTGTACATTCAAGATATTTCAGCTTCAGTTACTCGCCCGATCAGAGAGCTTAAAGGATTTGAGAAAATCACTCTCAAAAGAGGAGAAACGAAAAACGTAAAATTCACAATTGGAGAAAATGACTTGAAGATGCTCAGTTTGAAGAATGAATGGATTGCAGAGCCTGGCATGTTCAAAATCTGGATAGGAAAAGACTCCAGAGACAATAAGAATTCAGCCATGTTCGAATTATTGCAATAA